In Dermacentor silvarum isolate Dsil-2018 chromosome 2, BIME_Dsil_1.4, whole genome shotgun sequence, the following proteins share a genomic window:
- the LOC119442104 gene encoding eukaryotic translation initiation factor 2A produces MAASRPLIAVRGSRGVAFYEGQQDYSELSGFQRDTTRSCRVIAFSKDGKLFAWSNEEKVQVVALPSFEKVLEVPKPKTLYLEFSPKGSILCTWEQYTGSKDSQEQPNMFVYDIKSKKCLRSFVQKKQSSWQPQWTDDESICARSMNNEVHIFESNNFETFSHKIHLQKLAEFSLAPGDKPHHIACHVPGTKGQPSFVRAFRHPNYDGPNAGIANKSFYKSDKVDFFWNKKGTGLLLLTSTDVDKTGASYYGDQGLHFLRTNGDTAMVKRGKDGPVYSVEWSPECDHFCVVYGFMPAKATLFNLNCDPVFDMGTGPRNSIYYNVQGTLLILAGFGNLRGNVEVWDVKGRKQVSRSQASDSTQLCWCADGEHYLTATTAPRLRVGNGYKVWHYSGSLQHENICSEGEELWDVLWQPCPADSFPAKPISYKQVGGIQSSQPQASKQVYRPPGARGQPSSFKVKEDESSSTDKAAEPKSKTAIKNQKRKEAKKAKKENAQPGEATEKASAIQTVVEIMGQNNIPQETEEVSREKKIRNLKKKLGQIVMLKEEVQAGKKLEANQLEKIKREQELLDELEALELH; encoded by the exons ATGGCAGCTTCCAGGCCGCTGATTGCTG ttcgAGGATCAAGAGGAGTGGCGTTTTATGAAGGACAGCAAGATTATTCCGAGCTCAGTGGATTTCAGAG AGACACCACACGGTCCTGCAGAGTTATTGCCTTCAGCAAGGATGGGAAACTTTTTGCTTGGAGTAATGAGGAGAA AGTCCAGGTTGTTGCTCTACCATCATTCGAAAAAGTGCTTGAAGTTCCCAAGCCAAAGACATTGTATCTGGAGTTCTCGCCGAAGGGAAGTATCTTGTGCACGTGGGAGCAGTACacag GCTCCAAGGATTCTCAAGAGCAGCCTAACATGTTTGTTTACGATATCAAGTCCAAGAAGTGCCTTCGATCCTTCGTGCAGAAGAAGCAAAGTTCATG GCAGCCCCAGTGGACTGATGATGAGAGCATTTGTGCGCGGAGCATGAACAATGAGGTTCACATCTTTGAAAGCAACAATTTCG AAACCTTCAGCCACAAGATCCATCTTCAGAAGCTTGCAGAATTTAGCCTGGCTCCTGGCGACAAGCCTCACCATATCGCATGCCATGTTCCTGGCACAAAG GGCCAGCCGTCCTTTGTAAGGGCATTCAGGCATCCAAACTACGACGGTCCAAACGCAGGCATTGCAAACAAGAGTTTTTATAAGTCAGACAAGGTGGACTTCTTTTGGAACAAGAAAG GCACTGGCCTACTGCTGTTGACGAGCACTGATGTGGACAAGACAGGAGCTTCTTACTATGGTGACCAGGGATTACATTTCCTTCGAACTAATGGAGACACGGCCATGGTGAAGCGAG GCAAAGACGGACCTGTATACAGTGTGGAGTGGAGCCCTGAGTGCGACCACTTTTGTGTTGTCTATGGAT TCATGCCTGCAAAAGCCACTCTGTTCAACCTCAACTGTGATCCTGTGTTTGACATGGGTACTGGCCCAAGGAACAGCATCTACTACAATGTTCAAGGAACC CTCCTCATCCTGGCCGGCTTTGGGAACTTGAGGGGCAATGTTGAAGTGTGGGACGTTAAGGGTCGCAAGCAGGTGTCCAGAAGCCAAGCTTCTGACTCCACCCAACTATGCTGGTGTGCAGATGGTGAGCACTACTTGACAGCCACAACTGCTCCTCGTTTGAGGGTGGGAAACGG ATACAAAGTGTGGCATTACTCAGGCAGCTTGCAACATGAGAACATCTGCAGTGAAGGCGAAGAGCTTTGGGATGTGTTATGGCAGCCGTGTCCTGCTGACTCATTCCCAGCCAAGCCAATTTCTTACAAGCAAGTTGGCGGCATACAGTCGTCACAGCCACAAG CGTCAAAGCAGGTGTACCGGCCACCAGGAGCCAGGGGTCAGCCTTCCTCCTTCAAAGTGAAAGAAGATGAAAGCTCATCCACTGATAAGGCTGCAGAGCCCAAATCCAAGACAGCCATCAAGAACCAGAAGAGGAAAGAAGCCAAGAAGGCAAAAAAGGAGAATGCTCAG CCAGGTGAGGCCACGGAGAAAGCCTCTGCAATACAGACAGTTGTTGAAATCATGGGACAGAATAATATTCCGCAAGAGACAGAGGAAGTGTCCAGAGAAAAGAAGATTCGAAACTTGAAAAAG AAACTGGGCCAGATTGTTATGCTGAAAGAAGAAGTGCAAGCAGGAAAGAAGCTAGAAGCGAACCAG cttgAGAAGATAAAGAGGGAGCAAGAACTTCTCGATGAATTGGAAGCCTTAGAACTGCATTGA